The Misgurnus anguillicaudatus chromosome 15, ASM2758022v2, whole genome shotgun sequence genome has a window encoding:
- the c18h3orf33 gene encoding protein C3orf33 homolog isoform X3 encodes MFNARAFISRSCQWCVCRSKTFMITKFGYASDIPAWFIERNISIRGKVRNITETGLKVEHQPIYVPLLSPLLAKPGQCMTLLNVRLAGVELTSEGQKWISQQLKPSETVWLRLIARQNETLHCLVSVNRGSFFNTCVNEELLKDGLARTSPLVGLDPQSRIYWKLYKRLMRVESRAEKKGKGLWKEESRWERAANVLKNNMLIKSIKKLFK; translated from the exons ATGTTTAATGCGCGTGCTTTTATTTCACGTAGCTGTCAGTGGTGTGTCTGTCGGAGTAAAACATTCATG ATTACAAAATTTGGATATGCCTCTGATATTCCAGCCTGGTTCATTGAGAGAAACATCAGCATCAGAGGAAAAGTGAGAAATATAACCGAGACGGGGCTAAAAGTGGAACACCAACCAATTTATGTCCCTTTGCTCAGTCCCCTACTTGCTAAAC CAGGTCAGTGCATGACCCTCCTGAATGTGCGTCTGGCTGGGGTGGAGCTGACCTCAGAAGGGCAGAAATGGATCAGTCAACAGCTAAAACCATCTGAGACGGTTTGGCTCCGACTGATCGCTCGACAAAACGAGACCCTCCACTGTCTAGTGTCAGTTAACAGG GGCTCATTTTTCAACACTTGTGTGAATGAGGAGCTTTTGAAGGATGGTTTGGCCAGGACGTCTCCCCTCGTTGGTCTGGATCCTCAGTCTCGCATCTACTGGAAACTCTATAAGCGCTTGATGAGGGTTGAGAGCAGAGCGGAAAAGAAAGGAAAAGGCTTGTGGAAGGAAGAGAGTCGTTGGGAGAGAGCTGCTAATGTATTGAAGAACAATATGTTGATCAAGTCAattaagaaactttttaaatga
- the c18h3orf33 gene encoding protein C3orf33 homolog isoform X1, whose protein sequence is MPSLDPEDVSERNDKSSQNIIAVISQFADDNLTFVRNISTCLGLAGLLIIARSIRLITKFGYASDIPAWFIERNISIRGKVRNITETGLKVEHQPIYVPLLSPLLAKPGQCMTLLNVRLAGVELTSEGQKWISQQLKPSETVWLRLIARQNETLHCLVSVNRGSFFNTCVNEELLKDGLARTSPLVGLDPQSRIYWKLYKRLMRVESRAEKKGKGLWKEESRWERAANVLKNNMLIKSIKKLFK, encoded by the exons ATGCCGAGTCTGGATCCTGAAGATGTGAGCGAGAGAAATGACAAATCTTCCCAAAATATAATTGCAGTTATATCACAGTTTGCCGACGACAACTTAACTTTTGTCCGG AATATCAGCACATGTCTCGGCCTCGCTGGTCTTCTCATCATAGCGAGGAGCATCAGGCTG ATTACAAAATTTGGATATGCCTCTGATATTCCAGCCTGGTTCATTGAGAGAAACATCAGCATCAGAGGAAAAGTGAGAAATATAACCGAGACGGGGCTAAAAGTGGAACACCAACCAATTTATGTCCCTTTGCTCAGTCCCCTACTTGCTAAAC CAGGTCAGTGCATGACCCTCCTGAATGTGCGTCTGGCTGGGGTGGAGCTGACCTCAGAAGGGCAGAAATGGATCAGTCAACAGCTAAAACCATCTGAGACGGTTTGGCTCCGACTGATCGCTCGACAAAACGAGACCCTCCACTGTCTAGTGTCAGTTAACAGG GGCTCATTTTTCAACACTTGTGTGAATGAGGAGCTTTTGAAGGATGGTTTGGCCAGGACGTCTCCCCTCGTTGGTCTGGATCCTCAGTCTCGCATCTACTGGAAACTCTATAAGCGCTTGATGAGGGTTGAGAGCAGAGCGGAAAAGAAAGGAAAAGGCTTGTGGAAGGAAGAGAGTCGTTGGGAGAGAGCTGCTAATGTATTGAAGAACAATATGTTGATCAAGTCAattaagaaactttttaaatga
- the c18h3orf33 gene encoding protein C3orf33 homolog isoform X2, with translation MPSLDPEDVSERNDKSSQNIIAVISQFADDNLTFVRNISTCLGLAGLLIIARSIRLITKFGYASDIPAWFIERNISIRGKVRNITETGLKVEHQPIYVPLLSPLLAKRQCMTLLNVRLAGVELTSEGQKWISQQLKPSETVWLRLIARQNETLHCLVSVNRGSFFNTCVNEELLKDGLARTSPLVGLDPQSRIYWKLYKRLMRVESRAEKKGKGLWKEESRWERAANVLKNNMLIKSIKKLFK, from the exons ATGCCGAGTCTGGATCCTGAAGATGTGAGCGAGAGAAATGACAAATCTTCCCAAAATATAATTGCAGTTATATCACAGTTTGCCGACGACAACTTAACTTTTGTCCGG AATATCAGCACATGTCTCGGCCTCGCTGGTCTTCTCATCATAGCGAGGAGCATCAGGCTG ATTACAAAATTTGGATATGCCTCTGATATTCCAGCCTGGTTCATTGAGAGAAACATCAGCATCAGAGGAAAAGTGAGAAATATAACCGAGACGGGGCTAAAAGTGGAACACCAACCAATTTATGTCCCTTTGCTCAGTCCCCTACTTGCTAAAC GTCAGTGCATGACCCTCCTGAATGTGCGTCTGGCTGGGGTGGAGCTGACCTCAGAAGGGCAGAAATGGATCAGTCAACAGCTAAAACCATCTGAGACGGTTTGGCTCCGACTGATCGCTCGACAAAACGAGACCCTCCACTGTCTAGTGTCAGTTAACAGG GGCTCATTTTTCAACACTTGTGTGAATGAGGAGCTTTTGAAGGATGGTTTGGCCAGGACGTCTCCCCTCGTTGGTCTGGATCCTCAGTCTCGCATCTACTGGAAACTCTATAAGCGCTTGATGAGGGTTGAGAGCAGAGCGGAAAAGAAAGGAAAAGGCTTGTGGAAGGAAGAGAGTCGTTGGGAGAGAGCTGCTAATGTATTGAAGAACAATATGTTGATCAAGTCAattaagaaactttttaaatga
- the slc33a1 gene encoding acetyl-coenzyme A transporter 1 gives MEMSKSTTHKNGRKRKPVVFNSDMGDRETKLSDLEVDGDEEALLQNSDRNNRHHKVRNGIQGELGNVALLLFLYVLQGIPLGLAGSIPLIMQSKNVSYRDQAYFSFVFWPFSLKLLWAPLVDSLYLKQFGRRKSWLVPTQYLLGFFMLHLSFTVDSMLQSDGQKGPDVFTLTAVFFFLAFLAATQDIAVDGWALTMLSRENVGYASTCNSVGQTAGYFLGNVLFLALESADFCNKYLRFEPREQGIVTLSDFLFFWGIVFLVSTTLVAILKKENGRRQHGKKKTKEEAHGVMDTYKHLFSIIKMPTVFTFCALLLTAKIGFSAADAVTGLKLVEAGVPKEQLALLAVPMVPLQILLPLVISKYTAGPRPLDVFYKAFPFRLLIGLEYALLVWWTPSVRQEGGFPLYYYAVVLLSYALHQVALYSMYVACMAFHAKVSDPVIGGTYMTLLNTVTNLGGNWPSTLALWLVDSLTFKECQGAPGQTCGSIEEAGLCVREGGTCITTLDGYYVESVVCVLIGLCWWMFFGNKMKRLQEESPSAWHCKGAK, from the exons ATGGAAATGTCTAAATCTACCACGCACAAGAACGGGAGGAAGCGGAAACCTGTGGTGTTCAACTCGGACATGGGCGACAGGGAGACCAAGCTATCAGACTTAGAGGTGGATGGTGATGAAGAAGCTCTTTTGCAGAACTCAGACAGGAATAATAGACATCATAAAGTGCGTAATGGAATCCAAGGAGAGCTGGGCAATGTGGCCCTCTTGCTCTTCTTGTATGTGCTTCAGGGCATTCCCTTAGGCTTGGCTGGGAGCATTCCTCTCATTATGCAGAGTAAGAACGTCAGTTACCGGGACCAGGCTTATTTTAGCTTTGTCTTCTGGCCCTTCAGCCTAAAACTGCTCTGGGCCCCTCTGGTGGACTCTCTGTACCTGAAGCAGTTTGGCAGGAGAAAGTCTTGGCTGGTACCCACTCAGTACTTGTTGGGGTTTTTTATGCTCCATCTGTCATTCACCGTTGACTCAATGCTTCAGTCAGACGGACAGAAGGGGCCAGATGTGTTCACCTTGACTGCAGTCTTCTTCTTTTTAGCTTTCCTTGCCGCCACACAAGATATTGCTGTTGATGGCTGGGCTTTGACCATGCTGTCCAGGGAAAATGTTGGTTATGCTTCAACTTGTAACTCTGTGGGACAAACAGCTGGATATTTTTTGGGCAACGTGTTGTTTCTTGCTTTGGAGTCTGCTGATTTCTGCAACAAGTATCTTAGGTTTGAACCTCGGGAACAGGGCATTGTAACTCTCTCAG ATTTCTTGTTTTTCTGGGGGATTGTATTCTTGGTGTCGACCACTCTGGTCGCTATCCTGAAAAAGGAGAATGGTAGAAGGCAACATGGCAAGAAGAAGACCAAAGAGGAGGCACATGGTGTTATGGACACCTACAAGCATTTGTTTTCCATTATTAAAATGCCAACAGTCTTTACCTTCTGTGCCCTACTACTAACCGCTAAG ATTGGCTTTTCTGCTGCTGATGCTGTGACAGGGCTGAAGCTCGTGGAAGCTGGAGTTCCTAAAGAGCAACTGGCTCTGCTGGCAGTTCCTATGGTGCCTCTCCAGATTCTGTTGCCTTTAGTTATTAGTAAATACACAGCCGGTCCTCGTCCCCTAGATGTCTTCTACAAGGCTTTCCCATTCAG GCTGCTGATTGGTCTGGAATATGCTTTGCTGGTCTGGTGGACCCCAAGCGTTCGGCAAGAGGGGGGCTTCCCTTTGTATTATTATGCCGTGGTGCTGCTCAGCTATGCTCTACATCAG gtggcactatACAGCATGTATGTTGCCTGCATGGCCTTTCATGCTAAGGTCAGTGACCCTGTCATAGGAGGCACGTATATGACCCTATTAAACACTGTGACTAATCTAGGAGGGAACTGGCCCTCAACTTTAGCGTTATGGCTGGTAGATTCTCTCACCTTTAAAGAATGCCAGGGAGCCCCTGGGCAGACATGCGGTTCAATTGAAGAAGCAGGG CTTTGTGTCAGAGAAGGTGGGACGTGTATAACAACATTGGACGGTTACTATGTAGAATCTGTGGTGTGTGTCCTGATTGGTCTCTGCTGGTGGATGTTCTTCGGAAATAAAATGAAGCGATTACAAGAAGAAAGCCCTTCAGCATGGCATTGTAAAGGTGCCAAATAG